The following coding sequences are from one Ornithodoros turicata isolate Travis chromosome 1, ASM3712646v1, whole genome shotgun sequence window:
- the LOC135387331 gene encoding uncharacterized protein LOC135387331 yields MDLSPEKTVFIAVTRKKLKDFSLTVRGEAIKRTSSHRFLGIVLHRNLSWTQEIRKLQQKTKTYISIMKIMAGVRWGNTSMIMNFHQALVRQSLAHNIPHLQNITAHQERQLDAILGRSLRICLGVPKTTRTSLVLAEAREPPAVVLRSQELERHLVRLITRHSDHELIKKVASRHKSSAARTLKQLLRSLPKKRIHTTKQDRPPWLLHEPRVHMTIPCINKKADTNSSVLRTSALTHLEEKFPAKTMIYTDGSCSQGKSASAFVVEDVRKGYRLSHDTSSTMAELRGIFRALCHIRKSTPKEWIICSDSLSLHMISLGSDTYLVYKIITTVTDINQAGHSVVFQWVPSHCGIQGNEAADETAREALAKRTLSGIPFTKAGAKSYIRQRTAQRSVHQRKRNLRLSDHLSHIGTKWYHP; encoded by the coding sequence ATGGACCTTTCCCCGGAAAAAACTGTGTTCATAGCCGTCACCAGGAAAAAACTCAAGGACTTCAGCTTAACAGTAAGGGGTGAAGCAATCAAGAGAACATCCAGCCACAGGTTCTTAGGAATCGTCCTACACAGAAACCTGTCGTGGACACAAGAGATTCGAAAACTTCAGCAGAAGACCAAAACCTATATCAGCATTATGAAGATTATGGCCGGTGTAAGGTGGGGCAACACGAGCATGATCATGAATTTTCATCAGGCACTGGTACGCCAATCACTGGCACATAACattccacacctacaaaatatcACTGCTCATCAGGAAAGACAACTGGATGCAATCCTAGGAAGGAGTCTTAGGATTTGCCTTGGAGTGCCAAAAACAACCAGAACGTCTCTTGTTCTCGCAGAAGCACGGGAGCCTCCTGCGGTCGTACTTAGGAGCCAAGAGCTAGAAAGACATCTTGTTCGACTCATCACACGGCACTCCGATCACGAGCTCATCAAAAAAGTGGCAAGTAGGCACAAGAGCAGCGCAGCACGGACCCTAAAGCAACTACTGAGAAGTCTCCCAAAGAAAAGGATACACACCACGAAGCAAGACCGACCTCCTTGGCTCTTGCACGAGCCTAGAGTACACATGACCATTCCATGCATCAATAAGAAGGCTGACACAAACTCATCAGtgctccgaacatcggccctgACACATCTAGAAGAAAAGTTTCCAGCCAAGACAATGATATATACGGATGGTTCCTGCTCCCAGGGAAAATCTGCGAGTGCTTTTGTTGTCGAAGACGTCAGGAAAGGATACCGGCTCTCCCATGACACATCATCGACTATGGCCGAATTGCGTGGGATCTTCAGAGCCCTGTGCCATATCAGAAAATCTACACCAAAAGAATGGATCATCTGCAGCGACTCCTTGTCCCTCCACATGATCAGTCTAGGGAGTGACACATACCTCGTATACAAAATTATTACTACTGTCACCGACATCAACCAAGCAGGACACAGTGTTGTctttcagtgggttccttcCCACTGTGGAATCCAAGGGAACGAGGCTGCGGATGAAACAGCTAGAGAAGCGCTCGCCAAGAGAACCCTCAGTGGAATTCCTTTCACAAAAGCTGGCGCCAAATCATATATCCGACAACGGACAGCACAACGATCGGTACACCAGCGGAAAAGAAATCTCAGACTGTCCGACCACCTATCCCACATCGGAACTAAATGGTATCATCCCTAG